The following coding sequences lie in one Mesorhizobium sp. NZP2298 genomic window:
- a CDS encoding CDP-alcohol phosphatidyltransferase family protein gives MGAPFKKFEAHASGGPRIREIPMRMVLPNLVTVLAICAGLSGIRFGFEGRFEPAVVMVLLAAFLDGIDGRLARMLKATSKFGAQMDSLADIVNFGVAPALVLYAFLLDRAGSPGWIAALLFAIACGLRLARFNVLDDDKAERPLWQTEYFVGVPAPAGAVLVMLPLYLYFLRLGVEPSRPAAFVATGFTILVAFLLVSRLPVYSGKSIKIPGDRVLPVILAVVLYVLLLMTYPWYTLTASVAGYLIFLPFSVRAYSKRASLEGEKVPPSDIG, from the coding sequence TTGGGCGCGCCGTTCAAAAAGTTCGAGGCACATGCCAGCGGCGGTCCGCGCATCCGCGAGATACCGATGCGCATGGTGCTGCCCAACCTCGTCACCGTGCTTGCCATCTGCGCCGGACTGTCCGGCATCCGCTTCGGCTTTGAAGGCCGCTTCGAACCCGCGGTGGTGATGGTGCTGCTGGCCGCCTTTCTCGACGGCATCGATGGCCGCCTGGCGCGGATGCTGAAGGCAACCTCCAAATTCGGCGCGCAGATGGATTCGCTGGCCGACATCGTCAATTTCGGCGTGGCACCTGCTCTGGTGCTCTATGCCTTCCTGCTCGACCGCGCCGGCTCGCCGGGCTGGATCGCGGCACTCCTGTTCGCCATTGCCTGCGGGCTGCGGCTCGCCCGCTTCAACGTGCTCGACGATGACAAGGCCGAACGCCCCTTGTGGCAGACCGAATATTTCGTCGGTGTGCCGGCGCCGGCAGGCGCGGTGCTGGTGATGCTGCCGCTCTATCTCTATTTCCTGCGGCTCGGGGTGGAGCCCAGCCGCCCGGCGGCCTTCGTCGCCACCGGCTTCACCATCCTGGTCGCCTTTCTTCTGGTCAGCCGGCTGCCGGTCTATTCCGGCAAGAGCATCAAGATCCCGGGCGACAGGGTGCTGCCGGTCATCCTGGCCGTCGTGCTCTACGTCCTCTTGCTGATGACCTATCCCTGGTACACGCTGACGGCATCGGTCGCGGGCTATCTGATCTTCCTGCCGTTTTCCGTGCGCGCTTACTCCAAGCGCGCCTCGCTCGAGGGCGAGAAAGTACCGCCTTCGGACATAGGTTAA
- a CDS encoding antibiotic biosynthesis monooxygenase: protein MSFKNHHVNGSSVFRVDKFVVPANAREEILAKVKMTHELLRLQEGFVQDFLLEQFSGPGEFNLVTIVEWESQAAVDNVVPIVKAAHERVAFDPKETIARLGVRADIANYQRVPGL from the coding sequence ATGAGCTTTAAGAATCACCACGTTAACGGCAGCAGCGTGTTCAGGGTCGACAAGTTCGTCGTACCTGCCAATGCCCGCGAGGAAATCCTCGCCAAGGTGAAGATGACGCACGAGCTGCTGCGCCTGCAGGAAGGTTTCGTGCAGGATTTTCTGCTCGAACAATTCTCCGGACCAGGCGAATTCAATCTCGTCACTATCGTCGAATGGGAAAGCCAGGCTGCCGTCGACAATGTGGTTCCGATCGTCAAGGCCGCGCATGAGCGCGTTGCCTTCGACCCGAAGGAGACGATCGCCCGGCTCGGTGTCCGGGCCGACATCGCCAACTATCAACGGGTACCGGGACTCTAG
- a CDS encoding phosphatidylserine decarboxylase, with protein sequence MSLVDTVKNAFVPIHREGYPFIAAFGAATLFLGYFSSILFWIGLILTAWCVYFFRDPERVTPVDDRLVVSPADGIISAVGPALPPRELGLGNVEMTRISVFMNVFSCHVNRSPVRGRIAKIEHRPGKFLNAELDKASTENERNGLVIESPNGTVAAVQIAGLVARRIVCWAEAGGSIGTGERFGLIRFGSRVDVFLPLTATPRVAVGQTAVGGETVLAEFGGVVGTPLVRIS encoded by the coding sequence ATGAGCCTTGTCGACACGGTCAAGAACGCGTTCGTACCGATCCATCGCGAGGGCTACCCCTTCATTGCCGCCTTTGGCGCGGCGACGCTCTTCCTCGGCTATTTCTCCTCCATCCTGTTCTGGATCGGCCTGATCCTGACCGCCTGGTGCGTCTATTTCTTCCGCGATCCCGAGCGCGTCACCCCGGTGGACGATCGGCTGGTGGTGAGCCCGGCCGATGGCATCATCTCGGCGGTTGGTCCGGCCCTGCCGCCGCGTGAACTCGGCCTCGGCAATGTCGAAATGACCCGCATTTCGGTGTTCATGAACGTCTTTTCCTGCCATGTGAACCGCTCGCCCGTGCGCGGCCGCATCGCCAAGATCGAACATCGGCCGGGAAAATTCCTCAACGCCGAACTCGACAAGGCCAGCACCGAGAACGAACGCAACGGCCTGGTCATCGAGAGCCCCAACGGCACGGTGGCTGCCGTCCAGATCGCCGGCCTGGTGGCGCGCCGCATCGTCTGCTGGGCCGAGGCCGGCGGCTCGATCGGCACAGGCGAGCGGTTCGGCCTGATCCGCTTCGGCTCGCGCGTCGACGTGTTCCTGCCCCTGACCGCGACGCCTCGTGTTGCCGTTGGCCAGACGGCGGTCGGCGGTGAAACCGTGCTTGCCGAATTCGGTGGTGTCGTCGGCACTCCCCTTGTGCGGATTTCCTGA
- a CDS encoding ABCB family ABC transporter ATP-binding protein/permease has protein sequence MVEKTVSAETSTLATLRNLWPYMWPADRADLRARVTWATLLLVVAKVTLVAGPYFFKWATDALAGGARTPPPLPSFLLAPVMLVIAYNVLRLVQLGFNQLRDALFARVGQHAVRQLAFRTFVHMHQLSLRFHLERRTGGLSRIIERGTKGIETIVRFIMLNTAPTILEFALTAGIFGFTYGWKYVAVVAATVCLYVWFTVKASDWRISIRRDMNDSDTDANTKAIDSLLNFETVKYFTNERMEAERFDRSMARYEVAATKTWTSLGWLNFGQGVIFGIGTVVVMCMSALEVQAHTQTVGDFVFINAMLVQLSVPLNFIGFIYREIRQGLTDIEHMFDLLDVPQEIVDKPDAKPLAVGAGKVEFRDVHFSYDPNRKILKGVSFEVPAGKTVAIVGPSGAGKSTISRLLFRFYDVQGGQVLIDGQDVRDVTQDSLRAVLGMVPQDTVLFNDTIAYNIRYGRVGASEEEVRKAAELAQIGPFIEKLPDGYKSMVGERGLKLSGGEKQRVAIARTILKAPPILMLDEATSALDSHTEQEIQAALDLVSKGRTTIVIAHRLSTVISADEIIVLKDGQIAERGTHVELMRKHGLYASMWDRQREATEAEERLRLAREGDELGVIVRRRTSEVS, from the coding sequence GTGGTCGAAAAAACCGTCTCCGCCGAAACATCTACCCTGGCGACATTGCGCAATCTCTGGCCCTATATGTGGCCGGCCGACCGCGCCGATCTCAGGGCGCGCGTCACCTGGGCGACGCTGCTGCTGGTCGTTGCCAAGGTGACACTGGTCGCCGGTCCCTATTTCTTCAAATGGGCGACCGATGCGCTGGCTGGTGGGGCCAGAACGCCGCCGCCATTGCCGTCCTTCCTGCTTGCCCCTGTGATGCTGGTTATTGCCTACAATGTCCTGAGGCTCGTCCAACTCGGTTTCAACCAGTTGCGCGATGCGCTGTTTGCACGGGTCGGCCAGCATGCGGTGCGCCAGCTTGCTTTCCGCACCTTCGTCCACATGCACCAGCTGTCGCTGCGCTTCCACCTGGAGCGCCGCACCGGCGGCCTGTCGCGCATCATCGAACGCGGCACCAAGGGCATCGAAACGATCGTGCGCTTCATCATGCTCAACACCGCGCCGACCATCCTTGAATTCGCGCTGACCGCGGGCATATTCGGTTTCACCTATGGCTGGAAATACGTGGCCGTTGTGGCGGCTACCGTCTGCCTCTATGTCTGGTTCACGGTCAAAGCGAGCGATTGGCGCATTTCGATCCGCCGCGACATGAATGACAGCGACACCGACGCCAACACCAAGGCGATCGATTCGCTGCTCAATTTCGAGACGGTCAAATACTTCACCAATGAGCGCATGGAAGCGGAGCGCTTCGACCGCTCGATGGCCCGCTACGAGGTCGCCGCCACCAAGACCTGGACCTCGCTCGGCTGGCTGAACTTCGGCCAGGGTGTCATCTTCGGCATTGGCACGGTGGTCGTCATGTGCATGTCGGCACTGGAGGTGCAGGCTCACACGCAGACCGTCGGCGATTTCGTCTTCATCAATGCCATGCTGGTGCAGCTTTCCGTGCCGCTCAACTTCATCGGCTTCATCTACCGCGAAATCCGGCAGGGCCTCACCGATATCGAGCACATGTTCGACCTGCTCGACGTGCCGCAGGAGATCGTCGACAAGCCGGACGCCAAGCCGCTGGCCGTCGGCGCCGGCAAGGTTGAGTTTCGCGACGTGCATTTTTCCTATGATCCGAACCGCAAGATCCTGAAAGGTGTCTCCTTTGAAGTGCCGGCGGGCAAGACGGTTGCCATTGTCGGGCCGTCGGGCGCCGGGAAGTCGACCATCTCGCGGCTGCTGTTCCGCTTCTACGACGTGCAGGGCGGCCAGGTTCTCATCGACGGCCAGGACGTCAGGGATGTCACCCAGGACAGCTTGCGCGCGGTACTCGGCATGGTGCCGCAGGACACGGTTCTGTTCAACGACACCATCGCCTACAACATCCGCTACGGCCGCGTCGGCGCGAGTGAGGAGGAGGTCCGCAAGGCGGCCGAACTCGCCCAGATCGGGCCATTCATCGAAAAACTACCTGACGGCTACAAGTCGATGGTCGGCGAGCGTGGCCTGAAACTCTCGGGTGGCGAGAAGCAACGCGTGGCGATCGCCCGCACCATCCTGAAAGCGCCGCCGATCTTGATGCTCGACGAAGCGACCTCGGCGCTGGACAGCCACACAGAGCAAGAGATTCAGGCCGCGCTCGATCTGGTCAGCAAGGGCCGCACCACCATTGTCATTGCCCACCGCCTGTCGACGGTGATCTCGGCCGACGAAATCATCGTGCTCAAGGATGGCCAGATCGCCGAACGCGGCACCCATGTCGAACTGATGCGCAAGCACGGCCTCTACGCCTCGATGTGGGACCGCCAGCGCGAGGCGACCGAAGCCGAGGAGCGGCTGCGTCTCGCTCGCGAGGGCGACGAACTCGGCGTCATCGTCCGCCGGCGGACGTCGGAGGTGTCGTAG
- a CDS encoding SMP-30/gluconolactonase/LRE family protein: MQTSSGTKARLITEGLAFGESPRWHDGRLWVCNWGTGEIIAVDADGNREVMLTVQADLPYSIDWLPDGRLLIVSGREGLLLRQEADGGLVTHADLRGLSKSPWNEIVVDGRGNAYVNGGGPAPAPGEHFGPGTIALNTPDGATRQVADNIAFANGMAVTPDNKTLILAESHGKRLTAFDIAADGILSNRRVWADLNGYPDGICLDAEDAVWYADVPNKHCVRVREGGEVLQTVAADRGCFACMLGGADRRTLFIAAAEWRGFEHMVSDARTGQVLAIEAPAPGVGWPG, encoded by the coding sequence ATGCAGACATCGTCCGGCACCAAAGCTCGTCTCATCACGGAAGGCCTGGCCTTCGGCGAGTCGCCGCGCTGGCATGACGGGCGGCTGTGGGTCTGCAACTGGGGCACCGGCGAGATCATAGCGGTTGATGCCGATGGCAACCGCGAAGTCATGCTCACCGTGCAGGCGGACTTGCCCTATTCCATCGACTGGTTGCCGGATGGACGCCTGCTCATTGTCTCAGGTCGCGAGGGTTTGCTGTTGCGGCAGGAAGCCGATGGCGGGCTCGTCACCCATGCCGATCTGCGCGGCTTGTCGAAAAGTCCGTGGAACGAGATCGTCGTCGATGGGCGCGGCAATGCCTATGTCAATGGCGGCGGGCCGGCGCCGGCGCCCGGTGAGCATTTCGGTCCGGGCACCATCGCTCTGAACACACCGGACGGCGCGACCCGGCAAGTTGCAGACAATATCGCCTTTGCCAACGGCATGGCGGTGACACCGGACAACAAGACACTGATCCTTGCCGAATCCCATGGCAAACGGCTGACCGCTTTCGACATCGCCGCCGACGGCATCCTGTCCAACCGGCGCGTCTGGGCCGATCTCAACGGCTATCCGGATGGCATCTGCCTCGATGCCGAAGACGCGGTCTGGTACGCGGATGTTCCCAACAAGCACTGCGTGCGGGTGCGCGAGGGCGGCGAGGTGCTGCAGACCGTCGCCGCCGATCGCGGCTGCTTTGCCTGCATGCTGGGCGGTGCGGACCGAAGGACATTGTTCATCGCCGCCGCCGAATGGCGCGGCTTCGAGCACATGGTCAGCGACGCCCGCACCGGCCAGGTGCTCGCCATTGAAGCACCAGCACCTGGGGTCGGCTGGCCTGGCTAG